In Molothrus ater isolate BHLD 08-10-18 breed brown headed cowbird chromosome 14, BPBGC_Mater_1.1, whole genome shotgun sequence, the genomic stretch AAACCTGACTTGTAGAAATGCAGGAAACTTGGGTCGCTTCAGGGGTGTCTGTGTGGTATCTAGTCACTGGAGACCTTCCCTCAAATAACTTTACCCTGCACAAATTacaaattaaacaaatttataaaattaaatacatttaacaAGTTAAACAAATTACCTGGGCCAGCTTTGTGGTGCTTCCTCCAGTTGCCTTTTGCTGTGAGTCTGAAGGTTTGGGGTGTTTCAGTCACCACCTGGGTGAATGTTCATGGGGAATATTCCAGTGtagcagcactgcccagggagggtgtggAAGGGATCAGTCTGatcttccagctctgctgtgacgCTGCCCAGGTGCTCCCACTTTGTCACCCTGAGTTTCCTGGCATAGAGAGGAGCCCTGACTTCTGCTCCTGTAATCAAGTCTGCCGTCAAAATGAGGCAAGAGCTAATTGCTTTAACTATAAACCCTAATCTTCCTTAAGCCCCAGGGCATCAGCTCGACATTCCCTGATGGAGATAAGATGTTGTTTTGAATCTGACTGCAGGCCTGTGCTCTATcagcttctcttcctcttctaaGCAAGCAGTGATTGGTCCTGAAGAAGCTGCTTTTTCCTTGATGAGCTGCTTCATTAACCagtgctctgcctccctgctgggatTATTTGTGGCTGTAAACTGGGAACCAGTGGGTGCCTCCAGAAAACTGTTGGGAATGACTAGCAATCCTGTTTTCAGGCACTGTGGGGTGAAGGAAAAGGACTCCCAGTGTGGAAAGCTTtttgtttggggtgtttgggagTTTTTGGGCAGGTTCAGCCAGGCAGGTCTCAGACCTTGGAGCTGTCATATATAATACTATATAATAATAACAGTTTGTGTTTGGAATCAAACTCTTCCAGCATTTTTGTgactcctgtgctgctctggaagaGAGAACCCAATGCTCTTTGCACCACCTGAACCCTGCAGTGTGTAacacttgctttcatttctgctggAATTTAAGTTATCATTGCTTCAATATCCCATGAAAATCCCCACTGCCATCACATGGATGCTCCATGCTGGAGGTTGGATGCTGTTTTCCTGCCTGGTGTCTGTCCTGGGGGAATTGCCCCAAAAGCTTTGatcagagatgctccaggctATGAGTCCTGTGGAGATCCCATCCATAGTCCTGGGAGATCAGTGCTGTACTGTTGGCTACCCCCAGTAATGAGGTGGGAACCAAATCCTAGAGATGTTTGGGAGTAGCAGGATCTCTGAGCAAGCAGAGAAGGGAATTAAAGCACTTCACAAACAGATCCaggaaacagctctgctggggttGGATTTGGGGCAGGATGACAAggtcagctcagctgctgcaggtgggtgTGGAAGTGGCCTTTTCCCTAAAGggttttcctgctctctctcctctcctgatGGGCCGGGCTGGCCCCAGCAGGTGcggctgcagctctgggacacgGCGGGGCAGGAGCGGTTCCGCAGCCTCATCCCCAGCTACATCCGCGACTCCACCATCGCCGTCGTGGTCTATGACATCACAAGTGagtgctggcagctcagggcacggctgctctgctgtgcccttgtAGAAACACCCCACAGGAGCAGAACTGAGAAGTTTCAACCACAAGTTCTGCAAAAACATCGTTAAAATCAGAGATGTTTTCAGACCttccttgtttttctgtctgGGTGGGAAATAATTGATGTGGGGTGGGGGGGTTTGGAGAAGCACCTGTATAGGAATGTGCCCCCTCttgatggagtgacaaaactatcctttgtcccctcaaaaaggaaagaagcccagaagtttctctcctcgATTAGGTGAAAAAGCCACCTCATAAGTCTAAaggacttcacctcaaacttaatGAGAGCTAATTAGATAGGATTATCTAATCTATCAAAAAGTCCTGCATAGGCAatttagtagaaaaaaaaagtgaacagaGAAACTAATTGCTTTTGTACAATGTTTTACCAAAAACAAACGTCTCCTGCACCTATCTCagcttttctctgtttattattttgctttttattaaacctttttgtcTCCATCACTGCTACAGAAGCCATCCTGCCTCCAAaagtagctgagctatcttaAGTGTATTATAGAACTCTGAAAGCTTATTAGACCTAACTCCAAAAATACTATAACACACCTGAGTACAAGTGAAGCATTTTCCTTGTCATAAAGGAGTTTTGTCCTCAGCTTTGCTATTTCATTCTTCCCTGCAGACTTGAATTCTTTCCAGCAAACCTCCAAGTGGATCGATGACGTCAGGACAGAGCGAGGCAGTGATGTCATCATCATGTTGGTGGGGAACAAAACCGACCTGGCAGACAAGAGGTAACAGGGGAccctgggccctgctgccctgcccagagccaccagggaCTGGGGCCAGGCTGGCCTTAAAACAAGGCTTAGTTTTAAACACAACATCATTTGCTTGTCAGGAAATTCTCATTTCCGGTTTCAGCAAAAGTTATTCCCTTTGCTGTCCAACAAATAGTTTAAAACAAACCTACctaaaaaaatgctgaagtggTTCTGTACCATTATCTCAGTGGGGTGTTTCgtctgatttttccttttcacactGAAGTGAAGGCTAAAAGCTGCCTGTGAAAGCAAGGAAATCAGCTGGTTTTCACTGTTTTCCACTGATTACCCCAACTCTCTCTGCATATGCAGCTGGAAGTTCATGGCACAATTTCTCCTCCTTAAGAAGCAGCACAAACTTTTTTAGGATTGATTTAAAAGTATGAATTTCTCTGAGTATAAATTTCATGTCATACATAACACACTGAGCTCGTGGATGTGTGAAGGAAAACCAAATCAGCAAAACCCAAACTTCCCCCAAAGAGAGACCCAAGAATTTGATTAGACTATCCTAAAATgacacaaattaattttttgggAGGTGCCATAAAGCATTTTGCTCTAAAACTCTTAATTCTACAGCACATCAACCAAAATAACCAATGTAATGAGCTCTTAGAAGAGCACAGGCTTTACTTTGTGTTCCTATTTCACATCCTTCTCTGGATTGTTGATTTAACAAGGATTTTGTTGAatattttcagagatttttgttCCTTAGGAAGGTATCAGGAGCAGTCTAGGTAAGggaaagtttttattttaatgtgtgGTGCCAGAGGCAGTTGGCAAAGGGAAGGTGGAGTGAACCAGGCAGTTCCAATCCTCACACATCCCAGAAATGTGGGCTTTGGCTGTCAGGGGATGTGTGAGGGCTTGAAGCCACAGGGGGATTTTCTGATGCACAAAAAATCACCTCAGGAAGGTAGAACTGGGAAACACCTGGATCTCACAGCAAAACAAAGTCTTAAAAAATCAAGTTCTTGTGCTTTGGCTGTTCACAAGATTTTCGTGATCAGAGGAGAACAATTTATAGATGAAATGAATGTTTTCTCAGCAAAATCTTGGCTTTTATTTGAGTATCAGTTTACTCCGTTTCTTGGGATGATGGGCAGAGTGATCTGAGTGTTCCATTGTGGGACATTCCCACATTTTTAATTCTAACCCCTACTTTGCTCACTCCTGCAGTTACACATTCCTTCAGGATGTGTTGTGATGTGGATTTTCTCCTGCCATTCTGGTGGTTTTGTgtcccagcatccccagcatccctggctgTTTGCCCTGCAGGTTTTTAGGTTTCATGCCCAGCAAGAAAAGCAGGGATAATTCCATTTGGCTTTTCCCATTTCACTGGGAAGCCTTTTGAGGTGTCCCATGCCTTGCACTTTGGAAATATTGCTAAAACTTGCAGCTGAGAGCTTCAGGAATACAATAAAAAATGTACAGTTCATTTTGCTTAAGAATTCCCTGAGTGATGAACTCATGATGTGTCCCTGAAATCATTcacaaaagcaaaatccaaGATGATGTCCCTGAGCCAGCTCTGGATTTTGACTGCTGAACCTCTCCCATGCcctcctggcagctgggaatgACTGCAGCTCCCTGACTGAATTACCTGGCATTTCTAATTCCTCTCAAAATCCAGTTTCATGTGAAGCTAGAAAGGCCAATGGGATCATTTCAGCCTTGGAGTATTTCCTGATGGTGCACAACAGctggcccagcactgctggaagaattaaaaataccagaaaattaGTTTGAAGCAGCTACAGCTGAAGTTCATGCAGCACTGGAAATTCTTATTTTGGCAGCTGAATGTGACAGGAGTCCTGGTGTGGGCTGGAATTTGGAATGATGGGGAAGGGAATATCCAGGTGTCAGTAACAGGAGctgccttcccttttttttcaaaggacCTTGGGGTTCTGTGAGGCTGAAATTCTGGGCCTGTATAGGCTGGACAAAGCCACCTTTGGTGTCACAAAggtgacatttttttttttggaggcaGAATACAGGGAAGCCATTCATCCTCTGATAAAAACCAGGGATGAGGCAAGTTCTGAGGCCAAAAAGCAGCACTAAAAATAGCTCTGTTCCTGTTCAGTGCAGCCTGGTAAGTTTTTCATTCCACTCAATGTTGCTTCAGTTGGtggctggtttttttctttgttgtttttttctttctccctgcagttttctttctctcatttttggactcttttgctttggtttggtttttctgctctgtgattTGTTCTCATTACTGGAGACAGGTTTCTGTAGAGAAGGGGGAGAGAAAAGCCCAGGAGCTGAATGTGCTGTGTGTTGAAAGCAGTGCCAAAGGAGGACTTAATGGGACACAGAGGGGCAGTTCCAGGTGCTTGTCCCCAAGCTGctgcactgtccctgctgctggagcctttTGTGTCACCTCACAACATTCCCTCTGTCAGATTTGGGAAACTCCCTGTCTCAGTGTGGGGATTTTTCCTTGCCTGGAATGCTGTGGACGAGGCTCAGGTGTTCTGCACAGGCTTCATCCTGTGCTGCTCatctgccacagctccaggggtTCCCTGGAGAGCTTCCCTGAGGTGTTTTCACTCCCAGCTGGAAGACCTGGGGCTGGTGAAGCCTCCAGGGTCCTGAGGTGGGCTGCACCCTCTtggagggggagcagcagctcactgcCAGCCATCTCtgacttttccttctgttccttGTGTCTCCTTTCCACATTTGTGCAGGCAAATCACCACAGAGGAAGGGGAACAGAGAGCCAAAGAGCTGAATGTGATGTTCATTGAGACCAGTGCAAAGACTGGCTACAATGTGAAACAGGTAAAACATCCAGGCTGTGTTCTCAGTCAGGAATTCACTGCTCTGGGTCTGCTCCAGGGTGGATTTGGGATCCTGCAGGAATTTCCTCTTGTTTAATGCCAGCCTCTGAGATGTTTCTTGGTTTATGTAGTGCAAGCTCCTTTCTTGTTGAGTCAATGATTCCCTGTCAAAGCTAAACCTTGAAACAAAGGGGGACTCACTCCAGAATGTGctgagggatgggaaagggagaaaatcaTTGTTTTGTGCAGCCAGTCAGCTggaatttggtttggtttggttcacAGTCAATGCACTGTTTGCTGAAACCACTGCTGACATCAGTGGGGAGAATTGTTTCTGCTGATGCACTGGAGTAAAAGTTCCTCCTTCTGTTTGCCAGCCAGAGaatcttgaaatattttagagGAATTGAGGTTGGAAGGGCTCTCTGGAAATCACccttccagccctcctgctcagagcaggctgcccagagctgacTCCAGCTGAGTTTGGAATATCTCAAAGGATAGGAACTGTCCAGGTGCCAGTGTTTGGTCAACCATACAGCAAAACAAcctttaaattttcattttaagcaGAATTTCTCATATTTCTGCTTGTGCTCTTGCTTGTGATTCCTCTCTCCACTGGTTCAGGGGTTGTTCTGGATATGACGGAGCTTGGAATAAGGAGCTGTGAGCTCTGGAGGAGATTGGGAAACATCCTCAGGGCTTTGCTGCACACCAACAGCTTGGTACAGCCCCACAGTGGGATTGGGAGGCTTTGGGCTCAGTTTTTGTGACTGTTCTGGGTTGAACCCACTTTAGTGGTGGATTTTGACTCCTGTTGCCTTCTTTGCCCAGTGGGTGTTtgtgaggagagctgggatgtgaAGCTGCAAACCCCAGCACCGCACTGGGACCTTGGTTTTGCAAGGAACACCCTCTGAGGGGTGGCTGAGGAGGGaatcagagcagcagggattgctCTGGGGTTTGATGCAGAGAGttcagcagcctggcagtgtctgtgctgtgtgagggcagcagggagagctccagACATTGACTGAGGAATGCTGCAAACCCATTTTCCAGGTTTTCTGGGGATAGCAGAGCCCTTCCCAGTGTAAGTGCAGCTCCCTGGAACCAGCAGTTCTGCTGAGGAATGGTTCTTTGGCAGCAGGACTGATCTGAAGGGCTGGGCTCTAAAAGCTCTGTTGTTCCACAGAGGAATATTCAGTGCCAGCTGAGTGATCAGAAATCCCCAAATGTGCACCCTGTGTGCACAAGCAGGGGCTGAACATGGTAAATGATGTTTAGTAAGTGCAGGAAGGAGTTCCATGGATCCCTGGAAAAATGTTACTAATTAATTCCACGTTCTCTCCAAGCAGGAACAggtaaaataaaacttttttttttttttttggtaggcATTGAATAAGTTCTTTATTATAAGTTCTTTAAAACCTGTTAAATATCCTGCATAAAATTCTCGTGGCATTTTTGATCATTGCTCTGCCTGCTAAAGTACCCACTTACGGATTTTGTACAGCTCAGACTCAGAGTCCTGCTGTAAAACAAGGTTTTTAACAGGAACTTGTTTCTGACAAGCCTTGAGCTTCTCccttgctgctttccagcttttccGCCGTGTGGCTGCTGCCTTACCTGGGATGGACAGCACAccagagaagagcaaagaaGACAGTATCCTTGTTTTCTCATGGAATTGGGCAATTATCTGGTGTTAAATTTGGcttactgactttttttttggcacattGTGGGGATGGGCCTTGCTGGGGTTTGCAGGGATGTGGCTGAAACAGGGCACGGAGCTGTTGGAGtgtgagcagagggatggagcagctctgccgtGAGGAAAGGTTGGGACAGTTGGGattgttcaggctggagaagagaagctttggggtgacctaattcA encodes the following:
- the LOC118698585 gene encoding ras-related protein Rab-6A-like, producing the protein MSAPGSGGDFGNPLRKFKLVFLGEQSVGKTSLITRFMYDSFDNTYQATIGIDFLSKTMYLEDRTVRLQLWDTAGQERFRSLIPSYIRDSTIAVVVYDITNLNSFQQTSKWIDDVRTERGSDVIIMLVGNKTDLADKRQITTEEGEQRAKELNVMFIETSAKTGYNVKQLFRRVAAALPGMDSTPEKSKEDMIDIKLEKPPEQPVTESGCSC